CGTGTGCACCCTAATGGTGTCGGGCACATGATTCTGGCACGTTCGTTTTTACAAGCCGTTGGCGTCAGCTAAGCTGACTATTTCTTCGCTGGGCGTAGCTTGGCGATTTTGGGCAATAGAATTGTAAAGGTGGTGCCTTCGGCGCTGGTCGTGAATTCGATCTCGCCGCGGTGCGCGTTAATGATCGATTTTACGATGGCGGTGCCGAGACCGGTGCCGTCGCTTTTGCCTTGTGTCACAAAAGGTTCAAAAAAGTTGTCGCGAATGTCCACGGGTATGCCGGGACCGTTGTCTGTGAGGATTAAGCGTACGACTTGCTCGTCCTGAGTCGCGGTGACGGTGACTTTTCCGTCGATATCCGCACTGTGAAGTGCTTCGATTGAATTGCTGATTAAGTTTTGTAATACGCGCAGTAACTTGCCTGCGTCGCCTTGCAGGCTCACGCCATTGCCCTCCATTACCAGTTCAATTGTTTGGTCTTTGAAGAAGGGGGTGTTGAGCTCGCGAAAGTGATGAAACAGTTCGTCGATGCTGACCTCGGCGATCTCAATCTGGCTGTCGCCTCGTGCAAAGGCTGCCAAGTCGTTGGCCATGTTGACCATGCGACTGATCTGGGACTCAATGTTTTCACAAATTTTGACAACTTTGGGATCTTCTTTGTAGCGTTGCTCGATAATGGTAGAGCCTAGGCTGATGATCGCAAAGGGGTTTTTGAAGTCGTGCAGTAGCGAGGAGACCATGGTGCCGACCAGTGTGAGCTTTTCGGTGCGCATGACCTCGTCCATATAGTGATCGGTCGTGCTTTTGAGGTGGTGGATCACACTCTCGAGGATGCGGCGAACGGGTTCGGCATCTTCAATGATTTTTTTTACAGTCGCTTCGGGCACGCGTCCGACAATGCACTCGCCCAAGGCGACGGCACCCAGAGCGCGGTGTTCTCCTGTAAACACGCCAACTTCGCCAAAAAAGCTACCTTCTCCAGATTGGCTGACGCTTTGGAGGCTGCCATCCAGTTTCTCTTTGGTGAAAGCGACATTACCGCCAAGAATCAGAAAGAGCGCATCAGGGGCACTATTCTCTGAGAAAATCACTTCGCCGTCAGACAGCGTCAGTATTTCAACCTCGTCGGCAATTGTTGCACGCCGATCTTCTGAAATGGAACAAATAAAAGGGTGATCTTCGAGCCTCATGGTGTCTGGGTTTGTTCAGATGTCTTTTCCATTTGGTCGTGGCGTAGTGTGTAAACTACTATGCTCGATACGACGGCTATGAGCAATAGTAGTATGCCTAGAAAGATGCCTTTTGCTTGGAGTGGGAGTGCCTTTTTCAATATAAATTGTGAAATTAGGCACTTACTGTGAGGTTTCAATATCTGAATTAGGAAAGGCGCATGCGGTAATCTTCATAGCCGAAGCGGCGCACCGTCTTTAGGCCTTCACGCTCGGAATAGAGCGAGATCGCAGGCAGGGGCACTCCGTTAAACGTGCTGTTTTTCACCATGGTGTAGTGGGACATGTCAAGAAAGACCAGCCGCTGCCCGACCTCCAGCGGTTGTGAAAAGGAATAATCGCCGATCACATCGCCGGCCAAGCAAGACA
The nucleotide sequence above comes from Coraliomargarita algicola. Encoded proteins:
- a CDS encoding sensor histidine kinase; the protein is MRLEDHPFICSISEDRRATIADEVEILTLSDGEVIFSENSAPDALFLILGGNVAFTKEKLDGSLQSVSQSGEGSFFGEVGVFTGEHRALGAVALGECIVGRVPEATVKKIIEDAEPVRRILESVIHHLKSTTDHYMDEVMRTEKLTLVGTMVSSLLHDFKNPFAIISLGSTIIEQRYKEDPKVVKICENIESQISRMVNMANDLAAFARGDSQIEIAEVSIDELFHHFRELNTPFFKDQTIELVMEGNGVSLQGDAGKLLRVLQNLISNSIEALHSADIDGKVTVTATQDEQVVRLILTDNGPGIPVDIRDNFFEPFVTQGKSDGTGLGTAIVKSIINAHRGEIEFTTSAEGTTFTILLPKIAKLRPAKK